The sequence CTTTATCTTAATAACTTAAGGAAAATTATTATATTATGAAAAAATTTCTTATTTTGATGTCCTTTATTTTATGTTTTTTTTGTGCATCAAATAATATAGCTCTTTCAGTTCAGCAAAGCAGGCTCGTGTTAGTTATTGGTAATTTTATAGCTTATGATGACGGTACTGTTTTAGATACAAAAACTAATCTTATGTGGGCAGTAAAAGATAATGGAAGTGATATAAATTGGAATAATGCTAAAAAATATTGCGAAAATTATCGGGTAGGAGGATATTCTGATTGGAGATTGCCGACTCAAGATGAATTGGAAAATTTGTATAAATCGGGAATAAGAGATGATAAAGGAATAATTAAGATTACGGATTGGGGGTGTTGGGCGTCTGAAACACGGAATGGAGGCT is a genomic window of Desulfobacterales bacterium containing:
- a CDS encoding DUF1566 domain-containing protein, encoding MKKFLILMSFILCFFCASNNIALSVQQSRLVLVIGNFIAYDDGTVLDTKTNLMWAVKDNGSDINWNNAKKYCENYRVGGYSDWRLPTQDELENLYKSGIRDDKGIIKITDWGCWASETRNGGFEAAYFYFHRGRRHWRSVFYDYYVRVLPVRGGQN